The nucleotide window CATTTCAGCTCCTAAAAATGCTGAAATTATACAAGCAAATGGTAAAACCTTAATACCTGGTTTTATAGACGATCAAGTACACTTTAGAGAACCTGGCTTAACACATAAAGCAAATATTGCTACAGAAAGTAGAGCTGCAGTTGCTGGTGGAATTACCACTTTTATAGAAATGCCAAATACAGTACCACAAGCTACTACTCAAGAATTATTAGAAGATAAATTTAAAATTGCAGCTAAAGACTCTTATGCCAACTACTCTTTTATGTTTGGAGGTACTAATGACAACTTAGAGGAGTTGCTAAAAACAGACCCTAAAAAAGTTGCTGGAATTAAATTATTCTTAGGTTCTTCTACAGGAAATATGTTAGTAGATGATGAAGCTGTTTTAGAAAAGATATTTTCATCAACAAAAATGATAATTTCTGTGCATTGTGAAGATGAAGCTACCATTAGAAAAAACACTGCAGATTATAAAGAGAAATATGGAGAAGATATTCCTATAAAATATCATCCAATTATTAGAAGCGAAGAAGCTTGTTATTTATCTTCTTCTAAAGCCATAGAGTTAGCGAAAAAAACAGGTGCACGTTTACACATATTTCATTTATCTACAGAAAAAGAAACACACCTTTTTAGAAATGATATTCCTTTAGAAGAAAAGCAAATTACAGCAGAAGTTTGTATTCATCATTTATGGTTTTCAGATAAAGATTATGCAGAAAAAGGAACACATAT belongs to Polaribacter dokdonensis and includes:
- a CDS encoding dihydroorotase; amino-acid sequence: MSIYLIKNANIVNENTTFLGDVLIENEIIKQIAKDISAPKNAEIIQANGKTLIPGFIDDQVHFREPGLTHKANIATESRAAVAGGITTFIEMPNTVPQATTQELLEDKFKIAAKDSYANYSFMFGGTNDNLEELLKTDPKKVAGIKLFLGSSTGNMLVDDEAVLEKIFSSTKMIISVHCEDEATIRKNTADYKEKYGEDIPIKYHPIIRSEEACYLSSSKAIELAKKTGARLHIFHLSTEKETHLFRNDIPLEEKQITAEVCIHHLWFSDKDYAEKGTHIKWNPAVKTEKDRQGLWKALLDDRIDVLATDHAPHTLEEKDNVYTKAPSGGPLVQHAVTAILEKVKEGVIPIEKAVEKMSHNPAKLFQIEKRGFIKEGYYADLVLIDTNRSQTVTKENVLYKCGWSPFEGTTFSSTITHTFVNGNLMYNEGVINENIKGKRITFNR